Proteins from one Bactrocera neohumeralis isolate Rockhampton chromosome 3, APGP_CSIRO_Bneo_wtdbg2-racon-allhic-juicebox.fasta_v2, whole genome shotgun sequence genomic window:
- the LOC126752189 gene encoding uncharacterized protein LOC126752189, whose protein sequence is MKHQKSQRRVKQCLDLVKLIRNRPRPQPYYFQRSSSNAGRSRRNESNCFFHNTTRNFHRSCIFNCQNLHPQALASSHSSFHIPNCDSRINCDCRSSEEISRQSSILPKPDVELFKSESEVTVLSYGLVNELSKFSNTTPNANTTPSTSKLPQKVEENANPSCSNNMKTETEETTHKLTPIDEVSTSESAAKSNETISAEVSNEENTLNASQSALEHEATTTVAEPNVNRQPSTDEEAGGDGHHNDSVIEIEITLLSDTNSEEEDEGEGEAEVEVDAEADDETPMPVESGE, encoded by the coding sequence ATGAAGCATCAGAAGTCGCAGAGACGAGTGAAACAATGTTTAGACCTGGTCAAACTAATAAGGAACAGGCCCAGGCCGCAGCCATACTATTTTCAACGAAGCAGCAGCAATGCTGGGCGAAGCCGCAGAAACGAAAGTAATTGCTTTTTTCATAACACGACAAGAAATTTTCATCGCTCGTGTATTTTCAACTGTCAAAATCTACATCCTCAAGCACTTGCATCCAGTCATTCGTCCTTTCACATACCGAACTGTGACTCGCGAATTAACTGTGATTGCAGAAGCTCCGAAGAAATCAGCCGACAAAGCAGTATACTTCCGAAACCTGACGTAGAATTGTTCAAATCTGAATCGGAAGTAACGGTGCTGTCATACGGTTTAGTTAATGAATTAAGCAAATTCTCAAATACAACTCCAAATGCAAATACAACTCCAAGTACAAGTAAATTGCCACAGAAAGTGGAAGAAAATGCAAACCCTAGCTGCTCCAATAACATGAAAACTGAAACTGAAGAGACTACGCATAAACTCACACCCATCGATGAAGTGTCTACTTCCGAATCTGCAGCGAAATCAAACGAAACGATATCAGCCGAAGTGAGCAATGAGGAAAACACACTCAATGCCAGTCAATCAGCGCTAGAACACGAAGCTACGACAACTGTGGCTGAACCTAATGTTAATAGACAACCATCGACGGATGAAGAGGCGGGCGGCGACGGTCATCACAATGACTCTGTCATCGAAATCGAGATAACATTACTATCTGATACAAATTCGGAGGAAGAGGATGAGGGCGAGGGTGAAGCTGAAGTTGAAGTTGATGCTGAAGCCGATGACGAGACTCCCATGCCAGTGGAAAGTGGGGAATGA